Proteins from one Sabethes cyaneus chromosome 2, idSabCyanKW18_F2, whole genome shotgun sequence genomic window:
- the LOC128736640 gene encoding centrosomal protein cep290 — translation MDWRSLLSVSPHNVADERKDELAVAVVSVPTDQKLDSKSSKKLFRLAQVVLRFRNEQVGQLRIENDRLVEQHEQHVLQETSTESLIRQEVQELKRTVEILEAEKLANRVKIKELSEEIFMLQRKQTESSHFGSDAEDSPDALSEIDRQQELYNNISMKNKHIKRLLRDIDDLEKRNNSQIDTINSLQVNLNDATMNLTALTQQYEEAKTIIKDQEQVINDTNEKLKKLEEEIREIVEEKNRCEDDLEDFAKKLETKTDRWKEVLAAKQSQLDEVQAKYADLLQQFPGYDIEAERKEFKKMASRLSEKDELIEELEKKITLLSQEILTSTELMNRISQERETAGKTTSKVSVCCEESRISLEKATKRCEEMQEILSSVEEDNMLKSRQAVEAIEALRRYESGEEGLASALKKINRLHEKVNVRDKQIRELVAEINLANEIAMENAVLRKRLGISEDEAVPIHSVLSKQRKIEKVNERLALKLRASEEMRLQLKLEKNDLKRKCFQLSNALSNQKGDSKENEIESNLTNLEVAENNTDPMSLDVEEVSKISDLAAVKFCEKCMKQYNVADSMKYCKACIFRQSFNYCDGCIGKLKGNFSASEMSNNKHDQQIVELETKYAAVLEENENLRIGMHEILQKVREYDTISNNLTIDTSTLERLLQALNTRSADYPTGMNFQQQLSERDLLFKERMNLRSKQSTLSLGSRNDSGNVCDEEENIGDMEPTIVEQPDFSEQVLLKAVEIDRLNEQIDSLKEEREQLLKSNDELQAMKKMYDELLQYVKSTDNEKDHLLVKTLDRMKQIESNISTFQRKVEFLKADNDNMHNTLRTIKQEHLNVLHGLKSELVHHKTELKRAKQSLENHAANEANSDSEAIERLEKEITQMKLETTNFYAIFLKNIQEVDKENLLDLEYDRLSRFGLVESNLTVDFITKNEFKKLKLQLKTAEEELRRQTIKCGHLEELLTVSQEQIRSQQMLIAKFSDEEISLRHLVADLQSSSNEKYLLVKTQKELNAVREQEELLKLDNAKLKQSLIEAAETLNRVKQELAQQDLDSTDRQKDSNIKINFLVKSVKMLHEDYNSFTPTYAVTDFVKQYARLLEQKINLKQETFVQQSQVREREYEQLFAKLRENLNSSQVQDKINLIKFESQCEYLTKQLIMCQKEVEQLQQENSALKVKEVEATRHWDTIDLIFNEEKRTNKQEDQFFDKAIQVAVELNHKCINTIPIIDDSLAEKPRPGTPPPASAKQTTLVETGQMTDNRCSEPPTPTRTASVAQKSLESQLKQAMMLASSRSALLLETESRLSECHGRIKLLEKALEDKEQQLKKERSNATVSDENKLNDGALSSTIGSLQNLLLQKDTTLSKYQELLRNEREEHSKAYDENIAQIRMLKRTIDELEQKQYDKQKEIDNLTTQLIDRQQKQNQRELIAISESTAEKRNNEPEIIYTDKIIENIYEMDQKKEEEIESLRIQLKVHENKLRDSTDESKKLQEQLRDATAKEKRSERALREKQAEIEALNEKLCSEHDDLKEFTESVATAQEVEQLREMLEDKDRHIQDLTETLSQFHDDQQRFMNDTSLHSAEQVSQLSADLNRSEASNRILKTQIDALKRQVLSIQQREKQSRDLVKTLKNQLIKRPVIAMKPERTTTPREDQLTRKVQQLETELLDTKDDLRKQVNINENRRAKNAAELDLWNKQKRWQQTAEKLKVQLKEKETELEKLKVHFNSAKSAIARLEREKAILEGRSVAGGTRGHSASSAVGGKYTPAESPDECCTTESTASEGASDDLKIFAQNSKEIIQALKSRIESQQRRIIAMELERKGSNSMTSELERMQEKISSLEAQNIRLEARTLQYQLDNDMLRQRDDSERQRNQIKHLEDYIILLKEEFTKATAGCPETINFNNLCQRCSGANGPTPANNELASYNSKLEQTVIALRRIIEKLKVENKQLKETKNATERSKVDGKSPSVSEIIENHDRLKKEHEKLQQNYTEALNRVAALQVEVELLSSASCPRCHPRNDRQEQDTQEISEEEKSRSEELKESLEKKAQLLEKAKILLTRAAAKERHLKDQISLLKRKCSDLQNVPVIDEISE, via the exons ATGGATTGGCGTTCGTTGCTGTCCGTCTCGCCGCACAATGTAGCCGACGAGAGGAAGGACGAATTGGCCGTAGCCGTAGTGTCCGTTCCTACCGATCAAAAGTTGGACAGTAAAAGCAGCAAAAAGCTTTTCCGGCTTGCTCAGGTGGTGTTACGCTTTCGCAATGAGCAG GTTGGTCAACTTCGTATAGAGAATGATCGTTTAGTTGAGCAACATGAGCAGCATGTGCTGCAAG AAACGTCGACTGAGTCGCTGATCCGACAGGAGGTACAGGAGTTGAAGCGAACTGTAGAGATATTGGAAGCAGAGAAGCTGGCAAATCGTGTCAAAATTAAGGAACTATCGGAGGAAATTTTTATGCTGCAGAGAAAACAAACTGAATCTAGTCATTTTGGTAGTGATGCGGAAGATTCACCGGATGCTTTGTCGGAAATCGATCGCCAACAGGAGCTGTATAACAATATCAGTATGAAGAACAAACACATTAAACGATTGCTGCGGGACATAGATGATCTGGAAAAGCGGAACAATTCGCAAATTGATACGATTAATAGTTTGCAGGTAAATTTGAATGACGCaacgatgaatttgacagcgTTGACCCAACAATACGAAGAGGCAAAGACCATTATAAAGGACCAAGAACAGGTGATAAACGATACTAATGAAAAGCTTAAAAAGCTGGAGGAGGAAATTAGGGAGATTGTGGAAGAGAAAAACAGATGTGAAGATGATTTGGAGGATTTTGCAAAGAAGTTGGAAACGAAAACCGATCGCTGGAAGGAAGTGCTTGCAGCGAAGCAATCACAGTTGGACGAAGTGCAGGCGAAGTATGCGGATCTGCTGCAGCAATTCCCCGGGTACGACATCGAGGCCGAGCGAAAGGAGTTCAAGAAGATGGCTTCCAGGTTGAGCGAAAAGGATGAGTTGATTGAGGAGTTGGAAAAGAAGATTACATTGCTTTCGCAGGAGATTCTCACTTCTACGGAGTTGATGAATAGAATTTCTCAGGAAAGGGAAACGGCTGGAAAGACTACCAGTAAAGTAAGTGTGTGCTGCGAGGAGAGCCGAATTTCGTTGGAAAAAGCTACTAAACGATGCGAGGAAATGCAGGAAATCCTCTCAAGTGTGGAGGAGGACAACATGTTAAAATCGAGACAAGCTGTCGAAGCTATTGAAGCACTTAGAAGGTACGAGAGTGGCGAAGAAGGATTGGCGAGTGCGCTGAAAAAGATCAACAGGTTGCATGAGAAGGTCAACGTGAGAGATAAACAAATACGGGAGCTCGTGGCGGAAATCAATCTCGCGAATGAGATCGCGATGGAAAACGCTGTATTGAG AAAACGTTTAGGAATCAGTGAGGATGAAGCTGTCCCTATTCATTCAGTTCTTTCTaaacaaagaaaaattgaaaaggttaaTGAACGGCTTGCATTAAAGTTACGTGCTTCAGAAGAGATGCGGCTTCAACTTAAGTTGGAGAAGAACGATTTGAA GAGAAAGTGTTTTCAACTTTCCAACGCTCTTAGTAATCAGAAAGGTGATAGCAAAGAAAATGAGATTGAATCGAATCTAACCAATTTGGAGGTTGCTGAAAACAATACTGATCCGATGTCCCTAGACGTTGAAGAAGTGTCCAAAATTAGTGATCTTGCGGCAGTAAAGTTTTGCGAAAAATGTATGAAgcagtacaatgtggcagacaGTATGAAATACTGCAAGGCATGCATATTTCGTCAAAGTTTTAATTATTGCGATGGTTGTATTGGAAAGTTAAAAGGTAATTTCAGTGCTAGCGAGATGTCCAACAATAAGCATGATCAACAGATTGTTGAACTGGAGACAAAATACGCAGCCGTGTTAGAGGAGAACGAAAACTTGCGGATAGGAATGCATGAGATTCTTCAAAAAGTACGAGAATACGATACCATTTCTAATAATTTAACGATCGATACGTCTACTCTGGAGAGACTGCTACAGGCGTTAAACACAAGAAGCGCTGATTATCCTACCGGGATGAATTTCCAACAGCAGCTTAGCGAGCGAGATTTATTGTTCAAAGAACGTATGAATCTTAGAAGCAAACAAAGTACGCTCTCTCTAGGAAGTCGGAACGACTCTGGCAATGTGTGTGACGAGGAAGAAAACATAGGTGACATGGAACCGACAATCGTAGAACAACCTGATTTCAGTGAGCAAGTTCTGTTGAAAGCAGTTGAAATTGATAGATTGAATGAACAAATAGACTCACTGAAAGAGGAACGCGAGCAATTACTGAAATCAAATGATGAATTGCAAGCAATGAAAAAAATGTACGATGAACTGCTCCAATATGTCAAATCAACGGACAACGAAAAAGATCATCTTCTCGTCAAAACCTTAGATCGAATGAAACAGATTGAATCGAACATTTCCACCTTTCAGCGGAAAGTAGAGTTCCTGAAAGCAGACAACGACAACATGCACAACACATTGCGAACAATCAAACAAGAACATTTGAATGTTCTTCACGGGTTAAAATCGGAACTTGTTCACCATAAGACCGAACTAAAAAGAGCAAAGCAATCCCTAGAAAATCATGCTGCGAACGAAGCGAACTCGGATTCGGAAGCAATTGAAAGATTGGAGAAGGAGATTACTCAAATGAAGTTGGAGACCACCAATTTTTATGCAATCTTCCTAAAAAATATCCAGGAAGTGGACAAAGAAAACCTACTGGACCTTGAGTACGACCGTTTGTCTCGGTTCGGATTGGTTGAATCCAATCTGACTGTAGACTTTATAACgaaaaatgaatttaaaaaactCAAGCTTCAACTAAAGACAGCTGAAGAGGAGCTGCGGCGGCAAACCATCAAGTGTGGACACTTGGAAGAGCTGTTGACCGTATCACAGGAGCAAATACGTTCACAGCAGATGCTGATCGCGAAGTTTTCGGACGAGGAAATAAGTCTACGACACTTGGTCGCAGATCTGCAGAGTTCGTCGAACGAAAAATACTTACTGGTCAAAACGCAGAAGGAATTGAATGCCG TTCGAGAACAAGAGGAACTTCTTAAGTTGGATAACGCTAAACTTAAGCAGTCACTAATTGAAGCGGCCGAAACTTTGAACCGGGTAAAGCAAGAACTGGCACAGCAGGATTTAGATTCAACGGATCGTCAAAAGGATTCAAACATTAAAATAAA CTTTTTGGTGAAAAGCGTCAAAATGTTGCACGAAGATTACAACTCATTCACACCAACTTATGCGGTGACGGATTTTGTGAAACAGTATGCCAGACTtttggaacaaaaaataaatctgaAACAGGAGACGTTTGTCCAGCAGAGTCAAGTGCGGGAACGAGAGTACGAACAATTGTTTGCAAAGTTGAGGGAAAACCTCAACAGTAGTCAAGTTCAAGACAAGATCAAC CTGATAAAATTCGAAAGTCAATGTGAGTATCTCACAAAGCAGTTAATTATGTGTCAAAAAGAGGTAGAACAGCTTCAGCAAGAAAATTCCGCACTGAAAGTCAAAGAAGTTGAAGCCACAAGACACTGGGATACAATCGATTTGATTTTCAATGAGGAAAAGAGGACTAATAAACAAGAAGATCAGTTTTTCGATAAAGCTATCCAGGTCGCTGTGG AGCTCAACCACAAGTGCATCAACACCATTCCGATCATTGACGATAGTCTAGCGGAGAAGCCTCGACCGGGAACACCTCCTCCGGCATCGGCCAAGCAAACAACGCTCGTCGAAACTGGCCAAATGACGGATAACCGATGCAGTGAACCACCGACACCGACACGGACCGCTAGCGTGGCGCAAAAGTCCCTCGAGTCGCAGCTGAAACAGGCCATGATGCTTGCCTCTTCCAGAAGTGCTCTGCTGTTGGAGACCGAAAGTAGACTCAGCGAGTGTCACGGGCGCATCAAGCTACTAGAAAAGGCACTCGAGGATAAAGAGCAGCAACTCAAGAAGGAAAGATCTAACGCAACAGTGAGCGATGAAAATAAGTTAAACGATGGTGCCCTAAGC TCCACGATAGGGTCACTTCAAAATTTACTACTACAGAAGGACACAACTTTATCTAAATATCAAGAGCTGCTGAGAAACGAGCGCGAGGAGCATTCAAAGGCGTACGATGAAAATATCGCTCAGATTCGAATGCTAAAACGGACGATTGACGAACTGGAACAAAAACAGTACGACAAACAAAAGGAGATAGACAATCTAACGACTCAGCTTATAGACAGACAGCAGAAACAAAATCAGCGTGAGCTGATTGCGATTTCCGAAAGTACAGCAGAAAAACGCAACAATGAACCGGAAATAATTTACACTGACAAGATAATCGAAAACATTTACGAAATGGACCAGAAAAAGGAGGAAGAAATCGAATCACTGCGAATACAGTTGAAGGTGCATGAAAACAAACTCCGTGATTCGACTGATGAAAGCAAAAAGCTGCAAGAACAGCTTCGAGATGCCACCGCTAAAGAGAAACGTTCCGAGCGGGCATTGCGGGAGAAGCAAGCTGAGATTGAGGCGCTAAACGAAAAGCTCTGCAGCGAACATGATGATTTGAAGGAGTTTACCGAAAGTGTAGCTACCGCACAAGAAGTGGAACAGCTAAGGGAAATGCTAGAAGATAAGGATCGACACATTCAGGATCTCACGGAGACGTTGAGTCAGTTTCAT GACGATCAGCAACGATTCATGAACGATACTTCGCTACACTCAGCCGAGCAGGTTTCACAGCTCAGCGCAGACCTGAATCGAAGCGAAGCCTCCAACCGTATCCTGAAGACTCAAATCGATGCTCTAAAGCGGCAGGTCCTCAGTATTCAACAACGCGAGAAACAATCACGTGACTTGGTAAAAACActcaaaaatcaactcattaagCGACCTGTCATTGCCATGAAACCGGAACGTACAACCACTCCCCGAGAGGACCAATTAACTAGAAAAGTTCAACAACTTGAAACGGAGTTACTGGATACGAAAGACGATCTGCGAAAGCAGGTGAACATTAACGAGAACCGTCGAGCTAAGAATGCTGCCGAATTGGACTTGTGGAACAAGCAAAAACGTTGGCAGCAGACGGCCGAAAAACTCAAGGTGCAACTCAAAGAAAAAGAGACCGAATTGGAAAAGCTAAAAGTTCATTTCAATTCGGCAAAGTCGGCAATCGCTCGTTTGGAGCGAGAAAAGGCAATCCTGGAGGGACGCTCGGTCGCTGGTGGCACTCGAGGACACAGTGCGAGCTCGGCCGTTGGAGGTAAATACACCCCGGCCGAATCGCCGGACGAATGCTGTACGACCGAAAGTACCGCTTCCGAAGGGGCTAGTGATGATTTGAAGATATTTGCACAGAACAGTAAGGAAATTATACAAGCGCTAAAGAGTCGAATTGAGTCACAGCAGAGGAGGATCATCGCTATGGAGTTGGAACGTAAG GGTTCTAATTCAATGACAAGCGAACTGGAGAGAATGCAGGAAAAGATATCCAGCTTAGAAGCACAGAATATCCGTTTGGAAGCAAGAACGCTCCAGTATCAGTTGGACAATGACATGCTGCGGCAGAGAGATGATTCCGAGCGGCAACGAAACCAGATCAAACATCTGGAAGA CTATATTATTCTGCTAAAGGAGGAATTCACCAAGGCAACCGCCGGTTGCCCGGAAACGATAAACTTCAATAATCTGTGCCAACGTTGCTCTGGTGCGAACGGACCAACTCCTGCTAATAACGAACTAGCAAGTTACAACTCAAAGTTAGAGCAAACTGTTATCGCCCTGCGgagaattattgaaaaactcaAAGTAGAAAACAAACAACTGAAGGAAACTAAAAATGCTACCGAACGCTCCAAAGTGGATGGTAAATCACCGTCGGTATCGGAGATAATAGAGAATCATGATCGATTGAAAAAGGAGCACGAAAAACTCCAACAGAACTATACCGAAGCGCTCAATCGGGTGGCCGCACTGCAAGTGGAGGTCGAACTCCTTTCGAGCGCGAGTTGCCCTCGATGCCATCCCCGGAACGATAGGCAAGAGCAAGACACGCAGGAAATTAGTGAGGAAGAAAAATCTAGAAGTGAAGAACTAAAGGAAAGCCTCGAGAAGAAAGCACAGTTGCTGGAAAAAGCTAAAATATTACTAACAAGAGCTGCCGCCAAAGAACGCCATTTGAAGGATCAAATTTCGCTGCTGAAAAGGAAATGTTCAGATTTACAAAACGTACCTGTTATCGACGAGATTAGCGAGTGA
- the LOC128737111 gene encoding charged multivesicular body protein 5 has protein sequence MNRLFGKSKPKEPGPSINDCIQGVDARADTIDGKIKTLDAELRKYKDQMAKMREGPAKNAVKQKAMRVLKQRKQYENQVENLRNQSFNMEQANFAAQTLKDTHTTVAAMKDGMKSMKKEFKKINIEEIEDIQDDMADMLEQADEVQEAMGRAYGMPEIDDDELQAELDALGDEIALDDDASYLDDVVKAPAAPDKEPGADSVTNKDGILVDEFGLPQIPTQVKST, from the exons ATGAATCGACTTTTCGGAAAATCTAAACCCAAAGAACCCGGTCCAAGCATCAATGACTGTATCCAAGGG GTTGATGCCAGAGCAGACACTATCGACGGGAAGATCAAAACATTAGATGCCGAGTTACGAAAATACAAGGATCAGATGGCGAAAATGCGCGAAGGACCGGCAAAAAATGCCGTGAAACAAAAAGCGATGCGAGTGCTGAAGCAACGCAAACA atATGAAAACCAGGTGGAAAACCTTCGCAATCAGTCCTTCAACATGGAGCAGGCAAATTTTGCGGCTCAAACCCTGAAGGATACTCACACCACGGTAGCCGCCATGAAGGACGGTATGAAGTCAATGAAGAAGGAGTTCAAAAAGATCAACATAGAAGAAATCGAAGACATCCAGGACGATATGGCCGACATGCTGGAACAGGCCGACGAAGTACAGGAAGCGATGGGTCGTGCCTACGGAATGCCCGAGATTGATGACGACGAACTGCAAGCGGAGCTTGATGCTCTTGGTGATGAAATCGCCCTGGACGACGATGCCAGCTATCTGGACGATGTGGTGAAAGCGCCGGCCGCACCCGACAAGGAACCCGGCGCAGACAGTGTCACCAATAAGGACGGTATTTTGGTTGATGAGTTTGGTTTGCCACAGATTCCAACACAGGTTAAATCCACTTAG